A window of Bos taurus isolate L1 Dominette 01449 registration number 42190680 breed Hereford chromosome 19, ARS-UCD2.0, whole genome shotgun sequence contains these coding sequences:
- the DBF4B gene encoding protein DBF4 homolog B isoform X2 — MPEELTRCQEAALFWKILLLGSARRQEPPVFDGGHSAAGWGASEQREGAPAEGHQKPEMLIRVQQLSLDAPRVKKQGLKKPEGTCPAESRTRKVARLKAPFLKVEDESRKFRPFHLQFKSFPEISFLGPKATSPFEAPMTPSSSHHTREAKDQEPSRQSAACTVPRRRKGYCECCQEAFEELHRHLQSPRHQGFALEAHLYAEVDRIIAQLSHSFADVPFQASLPGQPGSLASDCDPLCPEPPPPHWPSPLRAVSPWRRKDDHQQAPGATEHGGTVSGMKAAAEPVEAGKVPGPTASCQELKGSADSFVDPPETPGSGSSAYQDLLTSSGLAELSSGPELPHFGHKRKVQFPTGSAEKRPGASWPQASLFVPRAPSPCGTPSSSGIRTTSSKHLPLPGHEPRSLASLQPVRHPQGKTCLSLPGSPPVGWQSAGPHRPPGLGEEGPQDTSVLRVPPLALSPSRLSSSGPAASPPALSCRHRAPRRTCREPGCLSPPPSASRRADQLLPMVLDLPASSRPLTPNPSPPPTENYFYESLPTPGHAALGQTPPNLRASYTSAEGCTPSPGRPDTQGGANPESGPGRSWPSSRCIRWSQSSQPPGLWGWGLPSPAMDHAGAASCSGQEAGARLA; from the exons AAATGCTGATACGGGTGCAGCAACTGTCTCTTGATGCTCCACGTGTGAAGAAACAAGGGCTGAAGAAGCCAGAG gGAACATGTCCAGCAGAGTCAAGAACACGGAAAG TGGCCAGACTGAAGGCACCGTTCCTCAAAGTCGAAGATGAGAGCAG GAAGTTTCGTCCTTTCCACCTTCAGTTTAAATCCTTTCCTGAAATTTCTTTTCTGGGACCCAAAGCCACCAGTCCTTTTGAGGCCCCGATGACTCCAAGCAGCTCGCACCATACCAG AGAAGCCAAGGACCAGGAGCCAAGCCGGCAATCGGCTGCCTGCACTGTgcccaggaggaggaaagggtACTGTGAGTGCTGCCAAGAAGCCTTCGAGGAGCTGCACAGG CATCTCCAGAGCCCCCGGCACCAGGGCTTTGCCCTGGAAGCCCACCTGTACGCTGAAGTTGATCGGATCATcgcccagctgagccacagcttTGCAGACGTCCCCTTCCAGGCCAGCCTCCCCGG GCAGCCAGGCTCCTTGGCTTCCGACTGTGACCCTCTGTGTCCTGAGCCTCCGCCTCCCCACTGGCCCTCCCCTCTCAGGGCAGtgtctccctggaggaggaaagacgATCATCAGCAGGCCCCAGGTGCCACCGAGCATGGTGGGACTGTGAGTGGCATGAAGGCAGCGGCAGAACCTGTGGAGGCTGGCAAGGTTCCTGGACCGACAGCAAGCTGCCAGGAGCTGAAGGGGTCAGCTGACAGCTTTGTGGACCCCCCAGAAACCCCAGGGTCTGGAAGCTCTGCTTACCAGGACCTCCTAACCAGCTCAGGACTTGCTGAACTCTCCTCTGGCCCAGAGCTGCCTCATTTTGGCCACAAGCGGAAGGTTCAGTTCCCCACTGGCAGTGCCGAAAAGAGGCCAGGCGCATCCTGGCCACAAGCCTCACTCTTTGTCCCGAGAGCCCCCAGCCCCTGTGGCACCCCCAGCTCCAGTGGCATCAGGACAACCAGCAGCAAGCACCTTCCCCTTCCAGGCCATGAGCCCAGGTCTCTGGCCTCCCTCCAGCCTGTGCGCCACCCACAGGGAAAGACCTGCCTCTCCCTCCCAGGCAGCCCCCCAGTAGGTTGGCAGAGTGCTGGGCCACACAGGCCCCCTGGCCTGGGGGAGGAAGGCCCCCAGGACACAAGTGTTCTGAGAGTGCCACCCCTGGCCCTGTCTCCCAGCAGGCTGAGCAGCTCTGGGCCAGCTGCCAGCCCACCTGCCCTCAGCTGCAGGCACAGAGCCCCCAGGAGGACCTGCAGAGAGCCCGGctgcctctccccaccaccctctGCCAGCCGGCGGGCAGACCAGCTGCTCCCGATGGTTCTGGACCTCCCAGCCTCTTCCAGGCCCCTGACTCCCAACCCCAGCCCACCGCCAACAGAGAACTACTTTTATGAGTCCCTGCCCACCCCTGGGCATGCAGCTCTGGGCCAGACACCTCCCAACTTGAGGGCAAGTTATACGTCAGCTGAGGGCTGCACACCCAGCCCAGGCCGACCAGACACACAAGGAGGAGCCAACCCGGAGTCTGGCCCTGGACGATCATGGCCGAGCTCTAGGTGCATTAGATGGAGCCAGTCCTCCCAGCCACCAGGTCTTTGGGGCTGGGGCCTGCCCTCTCCAGCCATGGATCATGCAGGCGCGGCAAGCTGCTCAGGCCAGGAGGCAGGGGCAAGGTTGGCATAG